The proteins below come from a single Mycobacterium parmense genomic window:
- a CDS encoding adenine phosphoribosyltransferase, with amino-acid sequence MGVGAVTSVSGTAPVADLIASLTREVADFPEPGIQFKDLTPVFADAAAMTAIVDALAGVASGADLVAGIDSRGFLVAAAVADRLRTGVLAIRKGGKLPPPVYTERYDLEYGSATLEIAAEGIDLHGRDVVIVDDVLATGGTLAAACRLLERGGARVPAAAVVMELTALGGREAIAPLRVHSLSRA; translated from the coding sequence ATGGGCGTCGGTGCAGTGACCAGCGTCAGCGGGACCGCGCCCGTCGCCGACCTGATCGCGTCGCTCACCCGCGAGGTGGCCGACTTCCCGGAGCCGGGGATCCAGTTCAAGGACCTCACCCCGGTTTTCGCCGACGCGGCGGCGATGACGGCGATCGTCGACGCGCTGGCCGGGGTCGCCTCCGGCGCCGACCTGGTCGCCGGGATCGACTCCCGCGGATTTCTGGTGGCGGCGGCTGTCGCCGACCGCCTGCGCACCGGGGTGCTGGCCATCCGCAAGGGCGGCAAGCTGCCGCCGCCGGTGTACACCGAGCGGTATGACCTGGAATACGGCAGCGCCACGCTGGAGATCGCCGCCGAAGGCATCGACCTGCACGGCCGCGACGTGGTGATCGTCGACGACGTGCTGGCCACCGGAGGCACGCTGGCCGCGGCGTGCCGCCTGCTCGAGCGCGGCGGCGCGCGGGTGCCGGCGGCCGCGGTGGTGATGGAACTGACCGCGCTGGGCGGCCGCGAGGCCATCGCGCCGCTGCGGGTGCACAGCCTGAGTCGGGCCTGA
- a CDS encoding RelA/SpoT family protein, whose translation MADDQSTAQAIAAPEPAQPASPQVTEPPEPPVEATKSSSASRRVRARLARRMTAQRSTLNPVLEPLVAVHREIYPKANLSLLQRAFEVADQRHATQLRHSGDPYITHPLAVATILAELGMDTTTLVAALLHDTVEDTGYTLEALSEEFGEEVGHLVDGVTKLDRVVLGTAAEGETIRKMITAMARDPRVLVIKVADRLHNMRTMRFLPPEKQARKARETLEVIAPLAHRLGMASVKWELEDLSFAILHPKKYDEIVRLVAGRAPSRDTYLAKVRAEITNTLSASKIKATVEGRPKHYWSIYQKMIVKGRDFDDIHDLVGIRILCDEIRDCYAAVGVVHSLWQPMAGRFKDYIAQPRYGVYQSLHTTVVGPEGKPLEVQIRTRDMHRTAEYGIAAHWRYKEAKGRNGVPHPHAAAEIDDMAWMRQLLDWQREAADPGEFLESLRYDLAVQEIFVFTPKGDVITLPAGSTPVDFAYAVHTEVGHRCIGARVNGRLVALERKLDNGEVVEVFTSKAPNAGPSRDWQQFVVSPRAKTKIRQWFAKERREEALEAGKEAMAREVRRGGLPLQRLMNAESMAAVARELHYSDVSALYTAIGEGHVSARHAVQRLLAELGGIDQAEEDLAERSTPTTMLRRPRSSDDVGVSVPGARGVLTKLAKCCTPVPGDPIMGFVTRGGGVSVHRTDCTNAASLQQQAERIIEVLWAPSPSSVFLVAIQVEALDRHRLLSDITRVLADEKVNILSASVTTSGDRVAISRFTFEMGDPKHLGHVLNVVRNVEGVFDVYRVTSAA comes from the coding sequence GTGGCTGACGACCAGAGCACTGCGCAGGCGATCGCGGCGCCCGAGCCGGCGCAGCCCGCGTCGCCCCAGGTCACCGAGCCGCCGGAACCGCCGGTCGAGGCCACGAAGAGCAGCAGCGCGTCCCGCCGGGTGCGCGCCCGGCTGGCCCGGCGGATGACCGCTCAGCGCAGCACCCTCAATCCGGTGCTCGAACCGCTGGTGGCGGTGCACCGGGAGATCTACCCGAAGGCGAACCTGTCGCTGTTGCAGCGGGCCTTCGAGGTGGCCGACCAGCGGCACGCCACCCAGCTGCGCCACTCCGGCGACCCCTACATCACCCACCCGCTGGCGGTCGCGACCATCCTGGCCGAATTGGGCATGGACACCACCACTTTGGTCGCGGCGCTGCTGCACGACACGGTCGAGGACACCGGGTACACCCTGGAGGCCCTCAGCGAGGAGTTCGGCGAAGAGGTGGGCCATCTCGTCGACGGGGTGACCAAGCTGGACCGGGTGGTGCTGGGCACCGCCGCCGAGGGCGAGACCATCCGCAAGATGATCACCGCGATGGCCCGCGATCCCCGGGTGCTGGTGATCAAGGTGGCCGACCGCCTGCACAACATGCGCACCATGCGCTTCCTGCCGCCCGAGAAGCAGGCGCGCAAGGCCCGCGAGACGCTCGAAGTCATTGCGCCCCTTGCCCATCGGCTGGGGATGGCCAGCGTCAAGTGGGAGCTCGAGGACCTGTCGTTCGCGATCCTGCATCCCAAGAAGTACGACGAGATCGTGCGGCTGGTCGCCGGCCGCGCGCCGTCCCGCGACACCTACCTGGCCAAGGTGCGCGCCGAGATCACCAACACCCTGAGCGCGTCGAAGATCAAGGCCACGGTCGAGGGCCGGCCCAAGCACTACTGGTCGATCTACCAGAAGATGATCGTCAAGGGGCGGGACTTCGACGACATCCACGACCTGGTCGGCATCCGGATCCTGTGCGACGAGATCCGGGACTGCTACGCCGCCGTCGGCGTGGTGCACTCCCTGTGGCAGCCGATGGCGGGCCGGTTCAAGGACTACATCGCCCAGCCCAGATACGGTGTCTACCAATCGCTGCACACCACGGTCGTCGGGCCGGAGGGTAAGCCCCTGGAGGTGCAGATCCGCACCCGCGACATGCACCGCACCGCCGAATACGGCATCGCAGCGCACTGGCGCTACAAGGAGGCCAAGGGCCGCAACGGTGTTCCGCATCCCCACGCCGCCGCCGAAATCGACGACATGGCGTGGATGCGCCAGCTGCTGGACTGGCAACGGGAGGCCGCCGATCCCGGCGAGTTCCTGGAGTCGCTGCGCTACGACCTTGCGGTGCAAGAGATCTTCGTCTTCACGCCCAAGGGCGACGTCATCACGCTGCCCGCCGGGTCGACACCGGTGGACTTCGCCTACGCGGTGCACACCGAGGTCGGCCACCGCTGTATCGGCGCCCGGGTCAACGGCCGGCTGGTGGCGCTGGAGCGCAAGCTCGACAACGGCGAAGTCGTCGAGGTGTTCACCTCCAAGGCGCCCAACGCGGGGCCGTCGCGGGACTGGCAGCAGTTTGTGGTGTCGCCGCGGGCCAAGACGAAGATCCGGCAGTGGTTCGCCAAGGAGCGTCGCGAGGAGGCGCTGGAGGCCGGCAAGGAGGCGATGGCCCGCGAGGTCCGCCGCGGCGGACTTCCGTTGCAGCGCTTGATGAATGCCGAGTCCATGGCGGCGGTCGCGCGCGAACTCCATTACAGCGACGTCTCGGCGCTGTACACCGCGATCGGCGAGGGTCACGTGTCGGCGCGCCACGCGGTGCAGCGCCTGCTGGCCGAGCTCGGCGGCATCGACCAGGCCGAAGAGGACCTCGCGGAGCGGTCGACTCCCACCACCATGCTGCGCCGCCCGCGCAGCAGCGACGACGTCGGCGTGTCCGTGCCCGGCGCCCGCGGGGTGCTGACCAAGCTGGCCAAGTGCTGCACGCCGGTGCCGGGGGACCCGATCATGGGCTTCGTCACCCGCGGCGGCGGGGTGAGCGTGCACCGCACCGACTGCACGAACGCCGCGTCGCTGCAGCAGCAGGCCGAGCGCATCATCGAGGTGCTGTGGGCGCCCTCGCCGTCGTCGGTGTTCCTGGTGGCCATTCAGGTCGAGGCGCTCGACAGGCACCGGTTGCTGTCGGATATCACGCGGGTGCTCGCCGACGAGAAGGTCAACATCCTCTCGGCGTCGGTCACGACCTCCGGCGACCGGGTGGCGATCAGCCGGTTCACCTTCGAGATGGGCGATCCCAAGCACCTCGGGCACGTTCTCAACGTCGTGCGCAACGTCGAAGGGGTGTTCGACGTGTACCGCGTGACGTCAGCGGCTTAG
- the secF gene encoding protein translocase subunit SecF, whose translation MAAEDATEITESEGAVESTDGAAGQPRRSFISRLYTGTGAFEVVGRRRLWFGISGAIVAIAILSILLRGFTFGIDFKGGTTVSMPRGTAQTSQVTEVFRKTLGTDPESVVVVGSGASATVQIRSETLSNDQTAKLRDALFEAFGPKGADGKPSKKAISDSAVSETWGDQITKKALIALVIFLALVSLYITIRYERYMTLAAIAAMFFDLTVTAGVYSLVGFEVTPATVIGLLTILGFSLYDTVIVFDKVEENTHGFQHTTRRTFAEQANLAINQTFMRSINTSLIGVLPVLALMVVAVWLLGVGTLKDLALVQLIGILIGTYSSIFFATPLLVSMRERTELVRTHTRRVLRRRGGGSRAETAAKPSDPGDSEAAEQDTAEADVPSKEAPGKPAPSKPAPGARPARPTGTRRPTGKRNAGRR comes from the coding sequence ATGGCTGCCGAAGACGCGACCGAGATCACCGAGTCCGAGGGCGCGGTCGAATCGACCGACGGCGCCGCCGGGCAGCCGCGCCGCAGCTTCATCTCCCGGCTCTACACCGGCACCGGCGCGTTCGAGGTCGTCGGGCGCCGCAGGCTGTGGTTCGGCATCAGCGGCGCGATAGTGGCGATCGCGATCCTGAGCATCCTGTTGCGGGGCTTCACCTTCGGCATCGACTTCAAGGGCGGCACCACGGTGTCGATGCCGCGCGGCACGGCGCAGACGTCGCAAGTGACCGAGGTGTTCCGCAAGACCCTCGGCACCGACCCGGAGTCGGTGGTCGTCGTCGGCAGCGGCGCCTCGGCGACCGTGCAGATCCGGTCGGAGACGCTGTCCAACGACCAGACCGCCAAGCTGCGCGACGCCCTGTTCGAGGCCTTCGGACCGAAGGGCGCCGACGGTAAACCCAGCAAGAAGGCCATCAGCGACTCGGCGGTCTCGGAGACCTGGGGCGACCAGATCACCAAGAAGGCGCTGATCGCGCTCGTCATCTTCCTGGCACTGGTCAGCCTTTACATCACGATCCGCTACGAGCGCTACATGACGCTGGCGGCCATCGCCGCCATGTTCTTCGACCTGACCGTCACCGCCGGCGTCTACTCGCTGGTGGGCTTCGAGGTCACCCCGGCCACGGTGATCGGCCTGTTGACCATCCTCGGTTTCTCCCTCTACGACACCGTGATCGTGTTCGACAAGGTCGAGGAGAACACGCACGGCTTCCAGCACACCACCAGGCGCACGTTCGCCGAACAGGCCAACCTGGCCATCAACCAGACGTTCATGCGCTCGATCAACACCAGCCTGATCGGGGTCCTGCCGGTGCTCGCGCTGATGGTGGTCGCGGTGTGGCTGCTGGGTGTCGGCACGCTGAAGGACCTGGCGCTGGTGCAGCTGATCGGCATCCTGATCGGCACCTACTCGTCGATCTTCTTCGCCACCCCGCTGCTGGTGAGCATGCGTGAACGCACCGAACTGGTGCGCACCCACACGCGCCGGGTGCTCAGGCGCCGCGGCGGCGGTTCGCGCGCCGAGACGGCCGCGAAGCCTTCCGACCCGGGCGACTCCGAGGCGGCCGAGCAGGACACCGCCGAGGCCGACGTGCCGAGCAAGGAAGCGCCGGGCAAGCCGGCGCCGAGCAAGCCCGCGCCGGGCGCGCGTCCGGCGCGGCCCACCGGGACGCGGCGGCCGACCGGCAAGCGAAACGCGGGCCGACGGTAA
- the yajC gene encoding preprotein translocase subunit YajC, whose translation MESLVLFLPFVLIMGGFMWFASRRQRRAMQATIDLHESLQPGDRVHTTSGLQATVTAITDDTVDLEIAPGVVTTWMKMAVRDRILPEDDDLVEEDGTRDDSRVTEDS comes from the coding sequence ATGGAGAGTTTGGTCTTGTTCTTGCCATTCGTGCTCATCATGGGTGGGTTCATGTGGTTCGCGTCGCGCCGGCAACGGCGGGCGATGCAGGCCACCATCGACCTGCACGAGTCGCTGCAGCCCGGCGACCGGGTGCACACCACGTCCGGCCTGCAAGCGACCGTCACCGCGATCACCGACGACACCGTCGACCTCGAGATCGCCCCCGGCGTGGTGACCACCTGGATGAAGATGGCCGTGCGCGACCGGATCCTGCCCGAGGACGACGACCTCGTCGAAGAGGACGGCACACGGGACGACAGCCGGGTGACCGAGGATTCCTGA
- a CDS encoding ABC transporter substrate-binding protein, which produces MTRGRLAWWTSAAVVGLAALFVAAWTLTACSGSAASQVDYVVDGPLVTYNTNTVVGAASAGAQAFARTLIGFGYHGPDGQVVADRDFGSVSVVSGAPLALDYQIADNAVYSDGKPVTCDDLVLAWAAQSGRFAGFDAATQAGYADIANVDCIPGQKKARVTFAPDRGIVDYNQLFGATSLMPSHVIADQLNADVTTALLGNNAPAVAQIAKLWNSTWDLKPGLDLKRFPSSGPYRIESILDGGAVVLVANDRWWGPKPITKRITVWPQGPDIQDRVNSRSVDVVDVAAGSSGALATPDGYERSDGPSAGIEQLIFALRGPLADPKARRAFAMCTPRDMIAHDAGVPIANSRLDPATDDAVSAGDGAADAAKFAKPDPAAARDALGGAPTTVRIGYQGPNARLAVTVGQITKSCAPAGITVSDVALDTSGPQALKDGKIDVLIASTGGATGSGSTGSSAIDAYDLHSGNGNNLSGYANPQVDGVISGLAVSADAAERVRLLAEAAPVLWGDMPTLPLYRQQRTLLMSKRMYAVSKNPTRWGAGWNMDRWASVQ; this is translated from the coding sequence ATGACCCGGGGGCGCCTCGCGTGGTGGACGAGCGCTGCTGTCGTGGGGCTGGCCGCGCTGTTCGTGGCGGCCTGGACGCTGACCGCCTGCTCCGGCAGCGCCGCCTCGCAGGTCGACTACGTGGTCGACGGACCCCTGGTCACCTACAACACCAACACCGTCGTCGGCGCGGCGTCGGCCGGGGCGCAGGCGTTCGCCCGCACGCTCATCGGCTTCGGCTATCACGGGCCGGACGGACAGGTCGTGGCCGACCGCGACTTCGGCTCGGTCTCGGTGGTGAGCGGCGCTCCGCTGGCGCTCGACTACCAGATCGCCGACAACGCCGTCTACTCCGACGGCAAGCCGGTGACCTGCGACGACCTGGTGCTCGCGTGGGCGGCGCAGTCCGGCCGGTTCGCCGGGTTCGACGCCGCGACCCAGGCCGGCTACGCCGACATCGCCAACGTCGACTGCATCCCCGGGCAGAAGAAGGCCCGGGTGACGTTCGCGCCGGACCGCGGAATCGTCGACTACAACCAGCTGTTCGGCGCGACCTCGCTGATGCCGTCGCACGTCATCGCCGACCAGCTGAACGCCGACGTGACCACGGCGCTGCTCGGCAACAACGCGCCCGCGGTGGCCCAGATCGCCAAGCTGTGGAACAGCACCTGGGACCTCAAGCCGGGCCTGGACCTCAAGCGCTTCCCGTCGTCGGGACCGTACCGGATCGAATCGATCCTCGACGGCGGCGCGGTGGTGCTCGTCGCGAACGACCGCTGGTGGGGTCCCAAACCGATCACCAAGCGCATCACGGTGTGGCCGCAGGGCCCCGACATCCAGGACCGTGTCAACAGCCGCAGCGTCGACGTGGTCGACGTCGCGGCCGGCTCCTCGGGAGCGCTCGCCACGCCCGACGGCTACGAGCGCAGCGATGGGCCGTCCGCCGGGATCGAGCAGCTGATCTTCGCCCTGCGCGGGCCGCTGGCCGACCCCAAGGCCCGGCGCGCGTTCGCCATGTGCACGCCGCGCGACATGATCGCCCACGACGCCGGCGTGCCGATCGCCAATTCCCGCCTTGACCCGGCCACCGACGACGCGGTGTCGGCCGGGGACGGCGCCGCCGATGCCGCCAAGTTCGCCAAGCCGGACCCCGCCGCCGCCCGCGACGCGCTGGGCGGGGCGCCGACGACGGTGCGGATCGGCTACCAGGGGCCCAACGCCCGGCTCGCCGTGACCGTCGGGCAGATCACCAAGTCGTGCGCCCCGGCCGGCATCACCGTGTCCGACGTCGCCCTGGACACCTCGGGACCGCAGGCGCTCAAGGACGGCAAGATCGACGTGTTGATCGCGAGCACCGGGGGAGCGACGGGCAGCGGGTCGACCGGCTCGTCGGCGATCGACGCCTACGACCTGCACAGCGGCAACGGCAACAACCTGTCCGGGTACGCCAACCCGCAGGTCGACGGGGTGATCAGCGGGCTCGCCGTGTCGGCGGACGCCGCCGAGCGGGTGCGGCTGCTGGCGGAGGCCGCGCCGGTACTGTGGGGCGATATGCCGACCCTGCCCCTGTACCGGCAGCAGCGCACGCTGCTGATGTCGAAGAGGATGTACGCGGTGAGCAAGAATCCGACCCGCTGGGGAGCGGGCTGGAACATGGACCGATGGGCGTCGGTGCAGTGA
- the gabT gene encoding 4-aminobutyrate--2-oxoglutarate transaminase, giving the protein MATLEQTRQLVTEIPGPASLELTKRRAAAVSHGVNVSLPVFVARAGGGIIEDVDGNRLIDLASGIAVTTIGNSSPRVVDAVRAQVAEFTHTCFMVTPYEQYVAVAEELNRITPGAGEKRTVLFNSGAEAVENAVKVARSFTGKPAVVAFNHAYHGRTNLAMALTAKSMPYKSGFGPFAPEVYRAPLSYPYRDGLLDKELATDGEKAAARAISVFDNQVGADNLAAVIIEPIAGEGGFIVPAEGFLPSLLEWCRKKGVVFIADEVQTGFARTGAMFACQHEGPGGLEPDLICTAKGIADGLPLSAVTGRAEVMDAPHVGGLGGTFGGNPVACAAALATIATIENDGLVERARQLERVITEPLLRLQAGDDRIGDVRGRGAMIAIELVKSGTAEPDAELTKKLSTAAHAAGVVVLTCGMFGNVIRLLPPLTISDQLLAEGIDILGRLLGDL; this is encoded by the coding sequence GTGGCCACCCTCGAGCAGACCCGCCAGCTGGTCACCGAGATTCCCGGTCCGGCGTCGCTGGAACTGACCAAACGCCGCGCCGCCGCGGTGTCCCACGGGGTCAACGTCTCGCTGCCGGTGTTCGTGGCCCGCGCCGGCGGCGGCATCATCGAGGACGTCGACGGCAACCGGCTGATCGACCTCGCGTCCGGTATCGCGGTGACCACCATCGGCAACTCGTCGCCCCGGGTGGTCGACGCGGTGCGGGCGCAGGTCGCCGAATTCACCCACACCTGCTTCATGGTGACGCCGTATGAGCAGTACGTCGCCGTCGCCGAGGAACTCAACAGGATCACTCCCGGCGCGGGCGAGAAACGCACGGTGCTGTTCAACTCCGGCGCCGAGGCGGTCGAGAACGCGGTCAAGGTGGCGCGCTCCTTCACCGGCAAGCCCGCCGTCGTCGCGTTCAACCACGCCTACCACGGCCGCACCAACCTCGCGATGGCGCTGACCGCCAAGTCGATGCCGTACAAGAGCGGTTTCGGCCCGTTCGCGCCGGAGGTCTACCGGGCGCCCCTGTCCTATCCCTACCGCGACGGGCTGCTCGACAAGGAGCTGGCCACCGACGGCGAAAAGGCCGCCGCGCGGGCGATCAGCGTCTTCGACAACCAGGTCGGCGCCGACAACCTGGCCGCGGTCATCATCGAGCCGATCGCCGGCGAGGGCGGGTTCATCGTCCCGGCGGAGGGTTTCCTGCCCAGCCTGCTCGAATGGTGCCGCAAGAAGGGCGTGGTCTTCATCGCCGACGAGGTGCAGACCGGCTTCGCCCGCACCGGAGCGATGTTCGCCTGCCAGCACGAAGGCCCGGGCGGTCTGGAGCCCGACCTGATCTGCACCGCCAAGGGCATCGCCGACGGGTTGCCGCTGTCGGCGGTCACCGGCCGGGCGGAGGTCATGGACGCGCCGCACGTCGGCGGTTTGGGCGGTACGTTCGGCGGAAACCCGGTGGCGTGTGCGGCGGCGCTGGCCACGATCGCGACGATCGAGAACGACGGACTGGTGGAGCGCGCCCGGCAGCTGGAACGGGTGATCACCGAACCGCTGCTGCGTCTGCAGGCCGGGGACGACCGGATCGGCGACGTACGCGGCCGCGGCGCGATGATCGCCATCGAGCTGGTGAAATCCGGAACCGCCGAACCCGACGCGGAGCTGACCAAGAAGCTGTCCACCGCCGCCCACGCCGCCGGCGTCGTCGTGCTGACCTGCGGCATGTTCGGCAACGTCATCCGGCTGCTGCCGCCGTTGACCATAAGCGACCAGCTGCTGGCCGAAGGCATCGATATCCTCGGCCGGCTCTTGGGCGACCTTTAG
- a CDS encoding protein kinase domain-containing protein has product MNLDPESFGHYRIEGLLGRGGMGRVYRAHDTTTDRVVALKVLPPHLAEDEDFQRRFRREARIAAGLNDPHVVPIHGYGEIDGRLYVDMRLIEGRDLSRYIAEHGGRLGPDRAVAVIEQVAAALDSAHRVGLIHRDIKPMNILVTTAHDFVYLIDFGLARAEADTQLTNTGATMGTVAYLAPERFRGTTDHRADVYSLACVLYECLTGKRPFDGQTLEEQLNAHLNTPPPRPSAMCPDLPAAFDEVVARGMAKDPNQRYQSAIELAEAAKQALASLSVATAAARVPNPPPPPVPPPPPWGGPPPPRPENRQPGRRLVLGIVGASVVSLAAVTALVISLVHRSDTPAASTASTTPVHPRTLRGWGATSPVPSGALPMPAFAPPADLGANCQYPPSQDAATKPVEPPPSGRVSTTPGRSATISTNYGDIGIKLATNESPCTVNSFVSLVKQQFYNNTPCTRLGIQPRFGLLQCGATESDGTGGPGYNVADEYPADQYPPGDPAIAQGVVYPRGTVAMAPGQTPNTNSSVFNLVFTDSDLQATSTVFGTIDEAGLDTLDKISQVGVAGGGDDGAPAKAITVNSVRLD; this is encoded by the coding sequence GTGAATCTGGATCCGGAATCATTCGGTCACTACCGGATAGAGGGGCTGTTGGGCCGCGGCGGCATGGGACGCGTCTACCGTGCCCACGACACCACCACCGATCGGGTGGTTGCCCTCAAAGTCCTTCCGCCGCATCTGGCCGAGGACGAAGACTTTCAGCGCCGCTTCCGCCGGGAGGCACGCATAGCGGCCGGCCTCAACGACCCGCACGTGGTGCCCATCCACGGCTACGGCGAGATCGACGGCCGGCTCTACGTCGACATGCGGCTCATCGAGGGTCGCGACCTGTCCCGCTACATCGCCGAACACGGCGGACGGCTGGGCCCGGATCGTGCGGTGGCGGTGATCGAACAGGTTGCCGCGGCACTGGATAGCGCCCACCGGGTGGGACTGATCCATCGCGACATCAAGCCGATGAACATCCTGGTCACCACCGCCCACGACTTCGTCTACCTCATCGACTTCGGTCTGGCCCGCGCGGAAGCCGACACCCAACTCACCAACACCGGCGCCACGATGGGCACCGTTGCCTACCTGGCGCCCGAGCGCTTCAGGGGCACAACGGATCACCGGGCCGACGTCTATTCGCTGGCCTGCGTGCTCTACGAATGCCTCACCGGCAAGCGGCCCTTCGACGGTCAGACACTGGAAGAACAGCTCAACGCGCACCTGAACACCCCGCCGCCGCGCCCTTCGGCGATGTGCCCCGACCTGCCCGCCGCGTTCGACGAGGTGGTGGCCCGGGGCATGGCCAAGGACCCCAACCAGCGCTACCAGAGCGCGATCGAGCTCGCCGAGGCCGCAAAACAGGCGCTGGCGAGCCTGAGCGTCGCCACGGCGGCGGCCCGCGTGCCCAACCCGCCACCGCCCCCCGTACCGCCGCCACCCCCATGGGGCGGACCGCCGCCCCCGCGCCCGGAGAACCGGCAACCCGGCCGGCGGCTGGTCCTGGGCATCGTCGGCGCGTCGGTCGTCTCGCTGGCCGCGGTGACGGCGTTGGTCATCAGCCTCGTGCATCGCTCCGACACCCCGGCCGCGAGCACCGCGTCGACAACCCCCGTCCACCCGCGAACACTCAGAGGGTGGGGGGCAACCTCGCCCGTCCCGTCCGGGGCGCTACCGATGCCGGCGTTCGCGCCGCCCGCCGACCTCGGCGCGAACTGCCAGTACCCGCCCTCGCAGGACGCCGCGACCAAACCCGTCGAACCGCCGCCGTCGGGCAGGGTCTCGACAACGCCGGGCCGCAGCGCCACCATCTCCACCAACTACGGCGACATCGGGATCAAGCTCGCCACCAACGAGTCCCCGTGCACGGTGAACAGCTTCGTCAGCCTGGTCAAGCAGCAGTTCTACAACAACACCCCGTGCACCCGGCTGGGTATCCAGCCCAGATTCGGCTTGCTGCAGTGCGGCGCCACCGAGAGCGACGGCACCGGCGGCCCGGGGTACAACGTTGCCGACGAGTACCCGGCCGACCAGTACCCGCCCGGTGACCCGGCGATCGCGCAGGGGGTGGTCTACCCGCGCGGCACCGTGGCCATGGCCCCGGGTCAGACCCCGAACACCAACAGCAGCGTGTTCAACCTCGTGTTCACCGATTCCGACCTGCAGGCGACTTCCACGGTGTTCGGGACGATCGACGAGGCCGGCCTGGACACGCTCGACAAGATCTCCCAGGTGGGCGTCGCCGGCGGCGGTGACGACGGCGCTCCCGCCAAGGCGATCACGGTCAACTCGGTGCGGCTCGACTGA